Proteins encoded by one window of Arabidopsis thaliana chromosome 2, partial sequence:
- the ABCG34 gene encoding pleiotropic drug resistance 6 (pleiotropic drug resistance 6 (PDR6); FUNCTIONS IN: ATPase activity, coupled to transmembrane movement of substances; LOCATED IN: plasma membrane; EXPRESSED IN: 24 plant structures; EXPRESSED DURING: 13 growth stages; CONTAINS InterPro DOMAIN/s: ATPase, AAA+ type, core (InterPro:IPR003593), ABC transporter-like (InterPro:IPR003439), Plant PDR ABC transporter associated (InterPro:IPR013581), ABC-2 type transporter (InterPro:IPR013525); BEST Arabidopsis thaliana protein match is: pleiotropic drug resistance 11 (TAIR:AT1G66950.1); Has 35333 Blast hits to 34131 proteins in 2444 species: Archae - 798; Bacteria - 22429; Metazoa - 974; Fungi - 991; Plants - 531; Viruses - 0; Other Eukaryotes - 9610 (source: NCBI BLink).): protein MLGRDEDLVRTMSGRGSLGSTSHRSLAGAASKSFRDVFAPPTDDVFGRSDRREEDDVELRWAALERLPTYDRLRKGMLPQTMVNGKIGLEDVDVTNLAPKEKKHLMEMILKFVEEDNEKFLRRLRERTDRVGIEVPKIEVRYENLSVEGDVRSASRALPTLFNVTLNTIESILGLFHLLPSKKRKIEILKDISGIIKPSRMTLLLGPPSSGKTTLLQALAGKLDDTLQMSGRITYCGHEFREFVPQKTCAYISQHDLHFGEMTVRESLDFSGRCLGVGTRYQLLTELSRREREAGIKPDPEIDAFMKSIAISGQETSLVTDYVLKLLGLDICADTLVGDVMRRGISGGQRKRLTTGEMLVGPATALFMDEISTGLDSSTTFQICKFMRQLVHIADVTMVISLLQPAPETFELFDDIILLSEGQIVYQGSRDNVLEFFEYMGFKCPERKGIADFLQEVTSKKDQEQYWNRREHPYSYVSVHDFSSGFNSFHAGQQLASEFRVPYDKAKTHPAALVTQKYGISNKDLFKACFDREWLLMKRNSFVYVFKTVQITIMSLIAMTVYFRTEMHVGTVQDGQKFYGALFFSLINLMFNGMAELAFTVMRLPVFFKQRDFLFYPPWAFALPGFLLKIPLSLIESVIWIALTYYTIGFAPSAARFFRQLLAYFCVNQMALSLFRFLGALGRTEVIANSGGTLALLVVFVLGGFIISKDDIPSWLTWCYYTSPMMYGQTALVINEFLDERWGSPNNDTRINAKTVGEVLLKSRGFFTEPYWFWICIGALLGFTVLFNFCYIIALMYLNPLGNSKATTVVEEGKDKHKGSHSGTGGSVVELTSTSSHGPKKGMVLPFQPLSLAFNNVNYYVDMPAEMKAQGVEGDRLQLLRDVGGAFRPGVLTALVGVSGAGKTTLMDVLAGRKTGGYVEGSINISGYPKNQATFARVSGYCEQNDIHSPHVTVYESLIYSAWLRLSADIDTKTREMFVEEVMELVELKPLRNSIVGLPGVDGLSTEQRKRLTIAVELVANPSIIFMDEPTSGLDARAAAIVMRTVRNTVDTGRTVVCTIHQPSIDIFESFDELLLMKRGGQVIYAGTLGHHSQKLVEYFEAIEGVPKIKDGYNPATWMLDVTTPSMESQMSVDFAQIFVNSSVNRRNQELIKELSTPPPGSNDLYFRTKYAQPFSTQTKACFWKMYWSNWRYPQYNAIRFLMTVVIGVLFGLLFWQTGTKIEKEQDLNNFFGAMYAAVLFLGATNAATVQPAVAIERTVFYREKAAGMYSAIPYAISQVAVEIMYNTIQTGVYTLILYSMIGYDWTVVKFFWFYYYMLTCFVYFTLYGMMLVALTPNYQIAGICLSFFLSFWNLFSGFLIPRPQIPIWWRWYYWASPVAWTLYGIITSQVGDRDSIVHITGVGDMSLKTLLKNGFGFDYDFLPVVAVVHIAWILIFLFAFAYGIKFLNFQRR, encoded by the exons ATGTTAGGACGAGATGAAGATCTGGTCCGAACAATGAGCGGGAGAGGAAGTTTAGGCTCCACAAGTCACCGGAGTTTAGCCGGAGCTGCTTCAAAAAGCTTCAGAGATGTGTTTGCTCCCCCAACGGACGACGTGTTTGGTCGGAGCGATAgacgagaagaagatgacgtgGAGCTCCGATGGGCGGCGCTTGAGAGATTACCGACTTACGATCGGTTAAGAAAAGGTATGTTGCCGCAAACGATGGTCAACGGTAAGATTGGACTTGAAGATGTTGACGTCACGAATCTTGCTCCTAAGGAGAAGAAACATCTTATGGAAATGATTCTGAAATTCGTTGAAGAAGATAACGAAAAGTTTCTTCGGCGATTGAGAGAAAGAACTGACAG agTGGGAATCGAAGTTCCGAAAATTGAAGTAAGGTATGAGAATCTTTCAGTGGAAGGAGATGTTCGTAGTGCAAGCAGAGCTCTTCCTACTCTCTTCAACGTCACTTTGAATACAATCGag AGTATTCTTGGATTATTCCACCTGCTTCCATctaagaagaggaagattgaGATTCTTAAAGATATAAGTGGCATTATCAAACCATCAAGGATGACTTTATTACTTGGTCCACCTAGTTCAGGGAAAACAACTTTGTTACAAGCTTTAGCTGGGAAGCTTGATGACACTCTccag ATGTCTGGGAGGATAACTTACTGCGGTCATGAGTTTCGTGAGTTTGTTCCTCAGAAGACTTGTGCTTACATTAGTCAGCATGACCTTCACTTTGGAGAAATGACTGTGCGAGAGTCATTGGACTTTTCGGGACGATGTTTAGGTGTTGGGACTCGGTACCAGCTTTTGACTGAGCTCTCAAGGAGGGAGAGAGAAGCTGGAATTAAGCCTGACCCTGAGATTGATGCATTTATGAAATCCATTGCTATATCTGGCCAAGAAACTAGTTTGGTTACAGACTATGTACTTAAG TTACTTGGTCTGGACATTTGTGCTGACACACTTGTTGGAGATGTGATGAGACGAGGTATTTCTGGTGGACAGCGGAAACGTCTAACAACAG GAGAGATGTTGGTTGGACCAGCAACAGCTCTTTTCATGGATGAAATATCAACAGGGTTAGACAGTTCCACAACATTCCAAATTTGCAAGTTCATGAGGCAACTAGTTCATATCGCGGATGTCACAATGGTCATTTCGCTTCTACAACCTGCGCCAGAGACATTTGAGCTTTTCGACGACATTATCCTACTCTCAGAGGGCCAAATTGTCTACCAGGGGTCACGAGACAACGTTCTTGAGTTCTTTGAGTACATGGGTTTCAAATGTCCTGAAAGGAAAGGTATTGCAGATTTTCTGCAAGAAGTTACGTCTAAGAAGGACCAAGAACAGTATTGGAACAGGAGAGAACATCCTTACAGCTATGTATCAGTGCATGACTTCTCAAGCGGCTTCAATTCTTTTCACGCAGGGCAACAACTTGCTTCAGAATTCAGGGTTCCTTATGACAAAGCAAAAACTCATCCTGCAGCACTAGTGACACAAAAGTATGGTATATCAAACAAGGATCTATTCAAGGCATGCTTTGATAGAGAATGGCTTCTTATGAAACGTAACTCCTTTGTGTACGTGTTCAAGACCGTCCAGATAACCATCATGTCTTTGATTGCCATGACGGTTTATTTTCGGACAGAAATGCATGTCGGCACTGTGCAAGATGGTCAAAAGTTTTATGGTGCTCTCTTTTTCAGCTTGATCAATCTAATGTTTAATGGAATGGCTGAACTAGCCTTCACAGTGATGAGGCTTCCGGTTTTCTTCAAGCAGAGGGACTTCTTGTTCTATCCTCCATGGGCTTTCGCATTACCCGGTTTTCTTCTCAAGATTCCGTTATCTCTTATTGAATCAGTTATATGGATCGCTCTTACATACTACACTATTGGTTTTGCTCCTTCTGCTGCCAG GTTCTTCCGGCAGTTGCTAGCATACTTCTGTGTGAATCAGATGGCACTTTCTTTATTTAGATTCCTTGGAGCCCTTGGAAGAACAGAAGTCATCGCCAACTCTGGCGGGACATTAGCATTGCTAGTCGTATTTGTTCTTGGAGGCTTTATTATTTCTAAAG ATGACATCCCGTCGTGGCTGACTTGGTGCTATTATACATCACCTATGATGTATGGACAGACTGCATTAGttataaatgaatttttgGATGAGCGATGGGGCAGC CCAAACAATGATACACGCATCAACGCGAAAACAGTTGGAGAAGTCTTGCTGAAGAGCAGAGGCTTCTTTACAGAACCATATTGGTTTTGGATCTGTATTGGGGCGCTACTTGGGTTTACTGTGTTGTTCAACTTCTGTTACATAATAGCCTTGATGTATTTGAACC CTCTTGGTAACTCCAAAGCTACTACAGTTGTGGAAGAAGGTAAAGACAAACACAAAGGGAGTCACAGTGGAACAGGAG GTTCTGTAGTGGAACTCACTAGTACTTCAAGTCATGGACCAAAGAAAGGAATGGTTTTACCTTTCCAACCACTTTCTCTAGCATTCAACAATGTGAACTACTACGTGGATATGCCTGCA GAAATGAAGGCTCAAGGAGTTGAAGGAGATCGACTTCAGTTACTAAGAGACGTTGGTGGAGCTTTCAGGCCTGGCGTATTGACAGCATTGGTCGGTGTTAGTGGTGCGGGTAAGACTACCTTAATGGATGTCTTGGCCGGTAGGAAAACAGGAGGCTATGTAGAAGGGAGTATTAACATATCTGGTTACCCAAAGAACCAAGCAACATTTGCTAGAGTCAGTGGTTACTGTGAGCAAAATGATATCCATTCTCCACATGTTACCGTTTATGAATCCCTTATCTATTCAGCATGGCTTCGTCTTTCCGCCGATATAGATACCAAAACACGAGAG ATGTTTGTGGAGGAAGTGATGGAGTTGGTGGAGCTTAAACCTCTTAGAAACTCTATAGTTGGTCTTCCTGGTGTAGATGGTCTTTCAACAGAACAGAGGAAGAGGCTTACTATAGCAGTTGAATTGGTAGCTAATCCATCAATAATCTTCATGGACGAGCCAACATCTGGTCTTGATGCAAGAGCTGCTGCCATTGTTATGCGTACTGTTAGGAATACTGTTGATACAGGAAGAACTGTTGTTTGTACAATTCACCAACCTAGCATCGACATTTTCGAATCCTTCGATGAG TTGCTGTTGATGAAACGAGGAGGACAAGTTATATATGCTGGAACACTAGGACATCACTCACAAAAACTCGTTGAATACTTTGAG GCTATTGAAGGGGTTCCAAAGATCAAGGACGGATACAATCCTGCGACGTGGATGCTTGACGTCACTACTCCTTCAATGGAGTCACAAATGAGCGTGGACTTTGCTCAAATATTCGTTAACTCCTCTGTTAATCG GAGAAATCAGGAACTCATCAAAGAGCTGAGTACTCCACCACCGGGATCGAATGATCTCTACTTCCGAACCAAGTACGCGCAACCATTTTCTACTCAAACCAAAGCTTGCTTCTGGAAAATGTATTGGTCAAACTGGAGATATCCTCAGTACAATGCCATTCGGTTTCTCATGACAGTAGTCATTGGTGTCTTGTTTGGTCTACTTTTCTGGCAAACAGGAACTAAAAT agagaaagagcaaGACCTGAATAATTTCTTTGGAGCCATGTATGCTGCTGTATTGTTCCTCGGTGCCACCAACGCTGCAACAGTTCAACCCGCAGTTGCTATTGAGCGAACGGTTTTCTACCGCGAAAAAGCCGCTGGAATGTACTCCGCCATTCCCTATGCAATTTCTCAG GTAGCAGTAGAAATCATGTACAACACTATACAAACCGGAGTTTACACACTTATCCTTTACTCGATGATCGGATACGACTGGACTGTGGTCAAATTCTTCTGGTTCTACTACTACATGTTAACATGCTTCGTCTACTTCACCCTATACGGTATGATGCTTGTCGCCTTGACACCAAACTATCAAATAGCTGGAATCTGCTTGTCCTTCTTCCTCAGTTTCTGGAATCTTTTCTCCGGTTTCCTCATCCCTAGACCG CAAATACCAATATGGTGGAGATGGTACTATTGGGCATCACCTGTGGCTTGGACATTGTATGGAATCATCACATCTCAAGTAGGAGACAGGGATTCGATTGTGCACATCACTGGTGTTGGAGATATGAGTCTTAAAACGTTGCTCAAAAATGGATTCGGGTTCGATTATGACTTCTTACCAGTTGTAGCCGTTGTCCACATCGCCTGGatcttgatctttctcttTGCCTTTGCTTATGGTATCAAGTTCCTCAACTTCcaaagaaggtga
- a CDS encoding ubiquitin-protein ligase (ubiquitin-protein ligases; CONTAINS InterPro DOMAIN/s: BTB/POZ (InterPro:IPR013069), BTB/POZ fold (InterPro:IPR011333), BTB/Kelch-associated (InterPro:IPR011705), Leucine-rich repeat, cysteine-containing subtype (InterPro:IPR006553), BTB/POZ-like (InterPro:IPR000210); BEST Arabidopsis thaliana protein match is: F-box/RNI-like superfamily protein (TAIR:AT3G62980.1); Has 4192 Blast hits to 3006 proteins in 210 species: Archae - 0; Bacteria - 59; Metazoa - 2442; Fungi - 369; Plants - 1012; Viruses - 17; Other Eukaryotes - 293 (source: NCBI BLink).), with protein MALSSLVEFVILVVKNPCYQQDDASSSIQEISISASEIASWDMSEILSYGSVKVRAHRTRLIQESSYFHGLLSGSFSESGLDHISVEWNLESFLNLLMCLYGYDIEITSSSFLPLFESALYFGVEKLLSICKNWLSVLASSNDNALPKVELSDLIQIWSFGLEHAGEFVPDLCVAYLAKNFMLVKSDKYFGNVPYELLMWCVKHPHLTVHSEMDLVDGLLIWLDAGGRLSDLPESSQDNTINLMEQVRFSLLPLWFIAGRSKSHGFSKFADQSIELVTKLMKMPSTCLVDSLTDGPPTDVRVRLTEYSEILDLSGCPQLNEASLLLSILPNSYFANLRWRKSLESFLKNPDDDERHQEQISHRTLPILSFESVKEIDISKCQRLDYKVVIKCFSKSFPSLRKLRAAYLLNIKVSTLLELLLNFRELTEVDLTVDVSPIIPVQASVFYSGQGHCLLSSITRLTLEGRSDICDMELRSISRVCESLCYLNIKGCALLSDACIASVIQRCKKLCSLIVCYTSFSENSILALCATISMTNEHMDINSVASNLQTLHMSKCEGISETSLLNLITHSQKMKSLCLRDTKVSDSVLCEFPGSTLEALDISNTTISWMALARVISRNPNLKTLKARGCKNLLQLEVDGRTDNFSPLVSGQEVFKCLSKGSGLEELEIGWGFSYFSFESLRPAASFLRVISVGLGASLGEDVLKLLPSTCPLLESIVLHFQEISDSALTSVLTSLKHLQELALSYCFGEISLQSFKFSMPNLRKLRLERVTRWMTNDDLLVLTQSCPNLTELSLVGCLHLTSDCQPIISAGWPGMISLHLEECGSITENGVASLYGCIALEDLFLRHNGSGIQKSFLLDATLKFPMLRLVSLDMCDAKEGGFDVPEEKEEGRSLSIVKISRCKSDRCSLGRRAAPMHRETLVMLWNGQTLTKTLLKQRL; from the exons ATGGCACTGAGCTCACTCGTTGAATTCGTGATTCTCGTCGTGAAGAACCCATGTTATCAACAAGACGACGCATCTTCTTCGATTCAAGAGATTTCGATCTCAGCTTCTGAAATTGCTTCCTGGGATATGTCAGAGATACTCTCTTACGGAAGTGTAAAAGTTCGAGCTCATCGAACTAG GCTTATTCAGGAATCCTCGTATTTCCATGGCCTTCTAAGCGGAAGCTTCAG TGAATCAGGCCTTGATCATATCTCTGTTGAATGGAACCTAGAgagtttcttgaatcttctcaTGTGTTTGTATGGTTACGATATAGAGATTACATCCAGTAGTTTCTTACCTCTATTTGAG TCTGCACTCTACTTTGGGGTGGAGAAGCTTCTCTCTATATGCAAAAACTGGCTTTCAGTGTTGGCATCATCGAATGACAACGCATTACCGAAAGTAGAATTATCTGACCTTATTCAGATTTGGAGTTTTGGTCTCGAGCATG CTGGAGAATTTGTGCCAGATCTCTGTGTGGCCTATCTTGCAAAGAATTTC ATGTTGGTGAAATCTGATAAGTATTTTGGAAATGTTCCATATGAGTTGTTGATGTGGTGCGTTAAACATCCTCACCTGACTGTACACAG TGAGATGGACCTTGTTGATGGACTTCTTATTTGGCTTGATGCCGGTGGAAGATTGTCTGACTTACCAGAGAGTAGTCAAGATAACACAATCAACTTGATGGAACAG GTCCGTTTTAGTCTTTTGCCGCTGTGGTTTATTGCAG GAAGAAGCAAGTCTCATGGTTTCTCAAAGTTTGCTGATCAAAGCATTGAATTGGTGACTAAACTAATGAAAATGCCATCCACATGCTTGGTCGATAGTCTAACCGATGGCCCTCCAACTGATGTTAGAGTTCGGCTGACTGAATACAGTGAG ATATTGGATCTCTCAGGATGTCCACAGTTAAATGAAGCCAGCCTGCTACTGTCAATACTGCCTAACTCGTATTTCGCAAACCTCAGGTGGAGGAAGAGTTTGGAAAGTTTCCTAAAGAACCCTGATGACGATGAAAgacatcaagaacaaatatCTCACAGAACTTTAccaattttgtcttttgaatCGGTGAAAGAGATTGATATTTCCAAGTGTCAGAGGCTTGATTATAAAGTTGTGATCAAGTGCTTCTCTAAGTCATTCCCATCATTAAGAAAACTAAGAGCTGCTTATCTCTTAAACATCAAGGTGTCTACCCTGCTTGAACTTCTCCTGAATTTTCGCGAGCTCACTGAAGTTGATTTAACAGTTGATGTCTCTCCTATAATACCGGTTCAAGCATCTGTGTTTTACTCTGGCCAAGGTCATTGTTTGCTATCGAGTATCACAAGATTAACGCTGGAGGGTAGAAGTGACATATGTG ATATGGAACTACGGAGCATCTCTAGAGTATGTGAGTCGTTATGTTACCTGAACATAAAAGGGTGTGCACTACTCTCAGATGCATGTATAGCATCTGTTATACAGAGGTGTAAAAAATTATGCTCTCTCATAGTTTGCTATACCTCTTTCTCGGAAAATTCGATTTTGGCACTATGCGCTACTATATCTATGACCAATGAGCATATGGATATAAATTCAGTAGCATCCAATCTTCAAACTCTGCACATGAGTAAATGCGAGG GAATTAGTGAGACGTCGCTTCTTAACTTGATAACTCATtcacagaaaatgaaaagtctTTGCTTAAGGGATACAAAAGTTTCAGACAGTGTGCTATGTGAATTCCCCGGCTCTACCTTGGAAGCACTTGATATTTCAAATACCACG ATATCTTGGATGGCTCTTGCTCGTGTAATTAGCAGAAATCCTAATCTAAAAACCCTCAAAGCCAGGGGATGTAAAAATCTACTCCAATTAGAAGTTGACGGCAGAACTGACAATTTCTCTCCGTTGGTTTCTGGTCAAGAGGTGTTTAAATGTTTAAGCAAGGGGAGTGGATTGGAGGAGCTTGAGATTGGTTGGGggttttcttatttctcttttgagTCTTTGAGACCTGCAGCTTCGTTCCTACGAGTTATAAGTGTGGGTTTGGGTGCTTCCTTAGGTGAAGATGTTTTAAAGCTTCTACCTTCAACTTGTCCTTTGCTAGAGTCTATCGTCCTCCATTTTCAG GAAATATCTGATTCTGCCTTGACAAGTGTCCTGACATCGTTGAAGCACCTGCAAGAGTTAGCTTTGTCCTATTGCTTCGGTGAAATATCCCTTCAAAGTTTCAAGTTCTCTATGCCGAACCTGAGAAAACTAAGGCTTGAGAGGGTAACTCGTTGGATGACCAATGATGATTTACTTGTTCTCACACAAAGCTGTCCGAACTTGACCGAGCTTTCATTAGTAGGATGTTTACACTTAACTTCAG ATTGTCAACCTATCATCTCAGCTGGATGGCCAGGAATGATTTCTCTTCATCTAGAG GAATGTGGAAGTATAACAGAGAATGGTGTCGCTTCTCTCTATGGTTGCATTGCTCTTGAAGACCTTTTTCTTCGCCACAAC gGCTCTGGAATACAGAAAAGCTTCCTTCTTGATGCTACTTTGAAG TTTCCGATGCTCCGGCTGGTATCTCTGGACATGTGTGATGCAAAGGAAGGCGGTTTTGATGTCCCAGAG gagaaagaagaaggtcgTAGTCTAAGCATAGTCAAGATCAGTAGATGCAAGTCTGATAGATGCTCGCTGGGAAGACGTGCGGCTCCAATGCATAGAGAGACGCTGGTTATGTTATGGAATGGCCAAACCCTCACTAAAACACTGCTCAAACAAAGACTTTAA